The Gemmatimonadetes bacterium SCN 70-22 genome has a segment encoding these proteins:
- a CDS encoding dihydroorotase: MACGRAPSLALTPDRGPYDVIIENGRIVDGSGNPWFAGDLAITGDRIAAITIAGGLRHASARERVDASHRVVAPGFIDIQSHSWDPFLWRDGRVVSKVTQGVTSEILGEATTPAPSNDKVEALEEIDRMAPRRAELQRAFRGTHGFGAWLSAMERNGISVNAGSYLGATTVRAYVMGQSPGTPDATQVDTMRAVVANAMRDGAFGISTALIYPPGSYAGTGELVEMAKAMAPFQGGYITHMRSEDDSLYEAMDEAFRIGREGGVRVDIYHLKASNRRNWGKAPGMVARIDSARGAGLDVAATMYPYPFSGNNLGECFPDWAAAEGKLFDNLRNADTRARIVREMTDMNGAPLCQLEGPSAYMIAGFEKPEHRPYEGKFLGDIAAAMNRPWAEAIIDLILAEGHDLSKINFTMSEENVRMQLKSPWVSIGTDAGGVDPDSATGIVHPRAYGSYPRILGRYVREQKLLTLEDAVRRMSSAVASRLALRDRGSLHRGMYADVIVFDPATIIDLATAEKPHQLSRGVEQVWVNGVRVLRDGRHTNAKPGRALRGPGWDGSVR, encoded by the coding sequence ATGGCGTGCGGCCGGGCGCCGTCCCTTGCCCTCACCCCCGACCGCGGCCCCTACGACGTCATCATCGAGAACGGGCGCATCGTCGACGGCTCCGGCAATCCCTGGTTTGCCGGCGACCTCGCCATCACGGGCGACCGCATCGCCGCCATCACCATCGCCGGGGGGTTGCGCCACGCCTCGGCGAGGGAGCGCGTCGACGCCAGCCACCGCGTCGTGGCGCCGGGATTCATCGACATCCAGTCGCACTCGTGGGACCCCTTCCTGTGGCGCGACGGGCGCGTCGTCTCCAAGGTCACGCAAGGGGTCACCAGCGAGATCCTGGGCGAGGCGACCACGCCGGCCCCCTCCAACGACAAGGTGGAGGCGCTCGAGGAGATCGACCGGATGGCCCCCCGCCGCGCCGAGCTGCAGCGCGCCTTCCGGGGGACGCACGGCTTCGGGGCCTGGCTCTCGGCCATGGAGCGCAACGGGATCTCCGTCAACGCCGGGTCGTACCTGGGCGCCACGACCGTGCGCGCCTACGTGATGGGGCAGTCGCCGGGCACGCCCGACGCGACGCAGGTCGACACCATGCGCGCCGTGGTCGCCAACGCCATGCGCGACGGCGCCTTCGGGATCTCCACCGCCCTCATCTACCCGCCGGGCTCGTACGCCGGCACCGGGGAGCTGGTCGAGATGGCGAAGGCCATGGCCCCCTTCCAGGGGGGATACATCACCCACATGCGCTCGGAGGACGACTCGCTCTACGAGGCGATGGACGAGGCCTTCCGCATCGGGCGCGAGGGAGGGGTGCGCGTCGACATCTATCACCTCAAGGCGTCCAACCGTCGCAACTGGGGCAAGGCCCCGGGGATGGTCGCGAGGATCGACTCGGCGCGTGGCGCGGGCCTCGACGTGGCGGCGACGATGTACCCGTATCCCTTCTCGGGAAACAACCTGGGCGAGTGCTTCCCCGACTGGGCCGCTGCCGAGGGGAAGTTGTTCGACAACCTGCGAAATGCAGACACGCGCGCGCGCATCGTGCGCGAGATGACGGACATGAATGGCGCGCCGCTCTGCCAGCTCGAGGGGCCGTCGGCGTACATGATCGCCGGCTTCGAGAAGCCGGAGCACCGGCCGTACGAGGGGAAGTTCCTGGGCGACATCGCCGCCGCGATGAACCGGCCGTGGGCCGAGGCCATCATCGACCTGATCCTCGCCGAGGGGCACGATCTCTCGAAGATCAACTTCACGATGTCCGAGGAGAACGTGCGCATGCAGCTCAAGTCGCCGTGGGTCTCGATCGGGACCGATGCCGGCGGCGTGGATCCGGACAGCGCCACCGGGATCGTCCACCCTCGCGCCTACGGGAGCTACCCACGCATCCTCGGGCGCTACGTGCGCGAGCAGAAGCTCCTGACGCTGGAGGACGCCGTGCGCCGCATGTCGTCCGCCGTCGCCTCGCGCCTGGCGCTCCGCGACCGGGGCTCGCTGCACCGGGGGATGTATGCCGACGTCATCGTCTTCGACCCGGCGACGATCATCGACCTCGCGACGGCGGAGAAGCCGCATCAGTTGAGCCGGGGGGTGGAGCAGGTCTGGGTGAACGGCGTCCGTGTGCTGCGGGATGGACGCCACACCAACGCCAAGCCGGGTCGGGCCCTGCGCGGCCCCGGGTGGGACGGATCGGTGCGATAG
- a CDS encoding folate hydrolase, with amino-acid sequence MLPGVRRTLLPATLLALSPLAQPQDGGALRGFTPESARTQREWEAKFRALPDTARLRAYMRRLSARPHHVGSAYQKENADYLRELFASWGWDAKLERYDVLFPTPKVRRLELLGPNRYVARLAEPALKDDPSTAYTSEQLPTYNAYSGDGDVTAPLVYVNYGVPADYEELEKHGISVKGAIVIARYGGSWRGIKPKVAFEHGAVGCLIYSDPRDDGYAQGDVYPKGAWRPRDGVQRGSVLDMPVAPGDPLTVGHGATPGAPRIDRKDAATIMKIPVLPISYEDAQPLLAALAGPVAPPSWRGALPLTYKLGPSAARVRLVVQNDWKLTPAYDVVATLRGSTTPDEWVVRGNHYDGWVNGAEDPIAGMISVLEEARAMGELYKQGWRPRRTIVYAGWDAEEPALLGSTEWAEDHGPELREKAVAYINTDGNGRGYFGAGGSHSLESFINEVTKDIEDPETGLSVWKRSQAALVRNGSATERREARERADLRIEALGSGSDFTPFIQHLGIASLNLGYGGEDGGGIYHSIYDTWQWYERFSDGNYLYGRALAQTVGTAVMRLASADVLPYGFNNLAETLRGYVTEIKGVRDDLAARAAEHNRQLQDGVFAATNDPKAPLALPSAKSLPPHLNFAPLDNAVDSLTRAAARYEAALGAALRGGASPSAMARANAMLKDAERMFADDAGLPRRPWYKHLLYAPGYYTGYGVKTLPGVREAVEQESWDEAAREVTRLSAAIERGAGHVARVSATLEGR; translated from the coding sequence ATGCTTCCCGGCGTCCGCCGCACCCTCCTCCCGGCCACCCTCCTCGCCCTCTCCCCCCTGGCCCAGCCGCAGGACGGAGGGGCGCTGCGCGGCTTCACCCCCGAGTCGGCCCGCACCCAGCGGGAGTGGGAGGCGAAGTTCCGCGCCCTCCCCGACACCGCTCGCCTCCGCGCCTACATGCGCCGGCTCTCCGCCCGCCCGCACCACGTGGGGTCGGCGTACCAGAAGGAGAATGCCGACTACCTGCGCGAGCTCTTCGCCAGCTGGGGGTGGGACGCGAAGCTCGAGCGCTACGACGTCCTCTTCCCCACGCCCAAGGTGCGGCGCCTCGAGCTCCTCGGCCCCAACCGCTACGTCGCCCGGCTCGCCGAACCGGCACTGAAAGACGACCCCTCGACGGCGTACACGTCGGAGCAGCTCCCGACCTACAACGCCTATTCCGGTGACGGCGACGTGACCGCACCGCTCGTCTACGTCAACTACGGCGTGCCGGCCGACTACGAGGAGCTCGAGAAGCACGGGATCTCGGTCAAGGGGGCGATCGTGATCGCCCGCTACGGCGGCTCATGGCGGGGGATCAAGCCGAAGGTCGCCTTCGAGCACGGCGCCGTGGGGTGCCTCATCTACTCGGACCCGCGCGACGACGGCTACGCGCAGGGCGATGTGTATCCCAAGGGAGCGTGGCGCCCGCGCGATGGCGTGCAGCGCGGCTCCGTCCTGGACATGCCGGTTGCGCCTGGCGACCCGCTCACCGTGGGGCACGGCGCCACCCCCGGGGCGCCGCGCATCGACCGCAAGGACGCGGCGACGATCATGAAGATCCCGGTCCTCCCCATCTCCTACGAGGACGCGCAGCCACTCCTGGCCGCCCTCGCCGGCCCGGTGGCCCCCCCGTCGTGGCGCGGGGCGCTCCCCCTCACCTACAAGCTGGGCCCCAGCGCCGCCAGGGTGCGCCTGGTGGTGCAGAACGACTGGAAGCTCACCCCGGCCTATGACGTGGTCGCCACGCTCCGGGGGAGCACGACCCCCGACGAGTGGGTGGTGCGCGGGAACCACTACGACGGGTGGGTGAACGGCGCCGAGGACCCCATTGCCGGGATGATCAGCGTGCTGGAGGAGGCACGCGCCATGGGCGAGCTGTACAAGCAGGGGTGGCGCCCCAGGCGCACCATCGTCTACGCGGGATGGGACGCCGAGGAGCCGGCGCTGCTGGGCTCGACGGAGTGGGCCGAGGACCATGGCCCCGAGCTCAGGGAGAAGGCGGTGGCGTACATCAACACCGACGGCAACGGGCGTGGCTACTTCGGCGCCGGCGGCTCGCACTCGCTGGAGTCGTTCATCAATGAGGTGACGAAGGACATCGAGGATCCGGAGACCGGGCTCTCGGTCTGGAAGCGCTCGCAGGCCGCGCTCGTCCGGAACGGGAGCGCCACCGAACGGCGCGAGGCGCGCGAGCGCGCCGATCTCCGCATCGAGGCGTTGGGCTCGGGTTCCGACTTCACCCCGTTCATCCAGCACCTGGGGATCGCCTCGCTCAACCTGGGCTATGGCGGCGAGGATGGGGGCGGGATCTACCACTCCATCTACGACACGTGGCAGTGGTACGAGCGCTTCAGCGACGGCAATTACCTCTATGGGCGCGCCCTGGCACAGACGGTGGGGACGGCGGTGATGCGCCTGGCCAGCGCCGACGTGCTCCCGTACGGCTTCAACAACCTGGCCGAGACGCTCCGCGGCTACGTGACCGAGATCAAGGGCGTGCGCGACGACCTGGCGGCCCGCGCCGCCGAGCACAATCGCCAGCTGCAGGACGGTGTCTTCGCGGCGACGAACGACCCCAAGGCGCCCCTCGCGCTCCCGTCGGCGAAGTCGCTCCCGCCGCACCTGAACTTCGCCCCGCTCGACAACGCGGTCGACTCGCTCACCCGGGCGGCGGCCAGGTACGAGGCGGCGTTAGGCGCAGCGCTGCGTGGCGGAGCATCACCTTCGGCGATGGCGCGGGCCAACGCGATGCTGAAGGATGCCGAGCGCATGTTCGCCGACGACGCCGGCCTCCCGCGCCGCCCCTGGTACAAGCACCTGCTGTACGCGCCGGGCTACTACACGGGCTACGGCGTCAAGACGCTCCCCGGGGTGCGCGAGGCGGTGGAGCAGGAGTCGTGGGACGAGGCCGCGCGGGAGGTCACGCGCCTGTCGGCGGCCATCGAGCGCGGGGCGGGGCACGTCGCGAGGGTGTCCGCCACGCTGGAGGGACGATGA
- a CDS encoding exodeoxyribonuclease V subunit alpha — protein sequence MSAPALTTTGGEAARPFGVRDLLAAMHAARLCEPIDVQLAELCVRRSDEAADWAMAAAVATAIASRVRREGHSAITLPQLARQAHSAMAAVAAVLAAADGAPVAGAQADALPDGDADWWREVLGRSSLMGEGKGLTPLVLDGDVLQFRRYFDAEARIATRVQQLVGADAAAGGKAFSIITGGPGTGKTTRVAERLVLLRESQPGVRVALATPTGKAAARLTESIRQRLDALARETGRRAEFPGEARTLHRLLGYSPQTDTFRRNASDPLDDDLVIVDEASMVDVLLLDALLKALKPGAALTLVGDHNQLASVDAGDVLGALCRTANALPEGAPLRESVEWLTESWRFKAHPGIGRLAEAILRGDGDEVLRVCGDGETSEVQQRPPAPSTDALLEPLLPSLERCLAAQSPAELLDALDAFRILAPEREGRMGVNGINAAVERWLARRGHAVHEHWYHARPILVTANDYVTGVFNGDVGVVWREGGGGRALAYFRANDGTIRAIAPVRLPAVETAWAMTVHKSQGSEFDDVMVVVPDYDSRVMSRELLYTAATRARRGVTLVGSPTAIRAALARVTGRTSGLEARLKEAMGRGDDA from the coding sequence ATGAGCGCGCCGGCGTTGACGACGACGGGGGGCGAGGCGGCGCGTCCGTTCGGGGTGCGCGACCTCCTCGCCGCGATGCACGCGGCGCGCCTCTGCGAGCCGATCGACGTGCAACTGGCGGAGCTCTGCGTGCGGCGCAGCGACGAGGCGGCCGACTGGGCGATGGCGGCGGCGGTGGCCACGGCGATCGCCAGCCGCGTGCGGCGCGAGGGGCACAGCGCGATCACGCTCCCCCAGCTGGCCCGCCAGGCGCACTCGGCGATGGCGGCGGTGGCGGCGGTGCTGGCCGCGGCCGATGGAGCGCCGGTCGCGGGGGCGCAGGCCGACGCGCTCCCCGACGGCGACGCCGACTGGTGGCGCGAGGTGCTCGGGCGTTCCTCGCTGATGGGGGAGGGGAAGGGGCTCACGCCGCTGGTGCTCGACGGCGACGTGCTCCAGTTCCGTCGCTACTTCGACGCCGAGGCGCGCATCGCGACGCGGGTGCAGCAGCTGGTGGGCGCCGACGCTGCCGCTGGCGGGAAGGCGTTTTCGATCATCACCGGCGGCCCCGGCACGGGAAAGACCACACGGGTCGCCGAGCGGCTGGTGCTGCTGCGCGAGTCGCAGCCGGGAGTGCGCGTGGCACTGGCGACGCCCACGGGAAAGGCGGCGGCGCGCCTCACCGAGTCGATCCGCCAGCGGCTCGACGCCCTGGCGCGGGAGACGGGACGGCGGGCCGAGTTCCCCGGCGAGGCGCGAACGCTGCATCGCCTGCTGGGCTACTCGCCGCAAACCGACACCTTCCGCCGCAACGCGAGCGATCCGCTCGACGACGACCTGGTGATCGTCGACGAGGCGAGCATGGTGGACGTCCTCCTGCTCGACGCGCTCCTCAAGGCGCTCAAGCCCGGTGCCGCACTGACCCTCGTCGGCGACCACAACCAGCTGGCGAGCGTGGACGCGGGAGACGTGCTGGGGGCGCTCTGTCGCACGGCGAACGCCCTCCCCGAAGGGGCGCCGCTGCGCGAGAGCGTCGAGTGGCTCACCGAGAGCTGGCGCTTCAAGGCGCACCCGGGGATCGGGAGGCTCGCCGAGGCCATCCTGCGTGGCGACGGCGACGAGGTGCTGCGGGTGTGTGGCGATGGCGAGACGAGCGAGGTGCAGCAACGCCCGCCGGCGCCCAGCACGGATGCGCTGCTGGAGCCGCTCCTGCCGAGCCTGGAGCGCTGCCTGGCGGCGCAGTCTCCCGCGGAGCTGCTCGACGCGCTCGACGCCTTCCGCATCCTGGCCCCTGAGCGGGAGGGGCGGATGGGGGTGAACGGGATCAACGCGGCCGTGGAGCGGTGGCTGGCGCGGCGCGGGCACGCCGTGCATGAGCACTGGTATCATGCACGCCCCATCTTGGTGACGGCCAACGACTACGTGACGGGCGTCTTCAACGGCGATGTCGGCGTGGTGTGGCGCGAGGGGGGAGGGGGGAGGGCGCTCGCATACTTCCGCGCCAACGACGGGACGATCCGCGCCATCGCGCCGGTGCGCCTCCCGGCGGTGGAGACCGCGTGGGCGATGACCGTGCACAAGTCGCAGGGGTCGGAGTTCGACGACGTGATGGTGGTGGTCCCCGACTACGACAGCCGGGTGATGAGTCGCGAGCTGCTGTACACGGCGGCCACGCGGGCCCGGCGCGGGGTGACGCTGGTGGGGAGCCCGACGGCGATTCGCGCGGCGCTGGCGCGCGTGACAGGGCGGACGAGCGGACTCGAGGCGCGGCTGAAGGAGGCCATGGGGAGGGGCGACGATGCCTGA
- a CDS encoding enoyl-[acyl-carrier-protein] reductase, producing MLSIDLTGKRALVAGVADDNGFGFAIAKAMAEAGASVCVATWPPALNIFRNLLDRGKIDDSRRLSNGELLQFERIYPLDAAYDTLDDVPEDIRTSKRYKEVGDFTITGMAASVAADFGQGGIDIVVHSLANGPEVRKALVDTSRNGYLTAIGVSAYSLTSMVRSLAPLMAPGGSFLSLSYLASERVVRGYGGGMSTAKAALEADTRQLSFEAGRRWGVRVNTISAGPLASRAASAIGIVEKMVSYYRLNAPLTDDLSAMEVGHTAAFLASPLASAITGATIYVDKGYHAMGMAVAIPQWMKDEEAAQGG from the coding sequence ATGCTCTCCATCGACCTCACCGGCAAGCGCGCCCTCGTGGCTGGCGTCGCCGACGACAACGGCTTTGGGTTCGCCATCGCCAAGGCCATGGCCGAAGCTGGCGCCTCGGTGTGCGTGGCCACCTGGCCCCCCGCGCTCAACATCTTCCGCAACCTCCTGGACCGCGGCAAGATCGACGACTCCCGCCGGCTCTCCAACGGCGAGCTGCTGCAGTTCGAGCGCATCTATCCGCTCGACGCCGCGTACGACACGCTCGACGACGTCCCCGAGGACATCCGGACGAGCAAGCGCTACAAGGAGGTCGGCGACTTCACGATCACCGGGATGGCTGCCTCCGTCGCCGCCGACTTCGGGCAGGGGGGGATCGACATCGTCGTCCATTCGCTGGCCAACGGCCCCGAGGTCAGGAAGGCGCTGGTCGACACCTCGCGCAATGGCTACCTGACCGCCATCGGCGTCAGCGCCTACTCCCTCACGTCGATGGTGCGGTCGCTCGCCCCGCTCATGGCGCCGGGCGGGTCGTTCCTGTCGCTCTCGTACCTGGCGTCGGAGCGGGTGGTGCGCGGCTACGGCGGCGGGATGTCGACCGCCAAGGCGGCGCTGGAGGCCGACACGCGGCAGCTGTCGTTCGAGGCCGGGCGTCGCTGGGGGGTGCGGGTCAACACCATCTCGGCCGGCCCGCTCGCCTCGCGTGCCGCCAGCGCGATCGGGATCGTGGAGAAGATGGTGAGCTACTACCGCCTCAACGCCCCGCTCACCGACGACCTCAGCGCGATGGAGGTGGGGCACACGGCGGCCTTCCTGGCCTCGCCACTGGCGAGCGCCATCACCGGGGCGACGATCTACGTCGACAAGGGGTACCACGCCATGGGGATGGCGGTGGCGATCCCGCAGTGGATGAAGGACGAGGAGGCGGCGCAGGGGGGGTGA